One part of the Bradyrhizobium sp. CB1650 genome encodes these proteins:
- a CDS encoding haloacid dehalogenase type II produces the protein MLLTDFDALTFDCYGTLIDWETGMVDALKGLADRVKRPLTRDQILEAHARHESSQQKYTPAKRYQDLLPIVYKRLAEEWGVHVTHEDCVEYGRSVGNWPTFEDSPGALQYLKKYFKLVILSNVDNETFQASNRRLQVEFDAIYTAEDVGSYKPSSRNFDYMIEKLGEIGVKKEKILHTAESMFHDHKPANEHGLKSCWIYRRHDQQGFGATMNPGQMPKVDFRFNSMHDLVKAHQEQLRVK, from the coding sequence ATGTTGCTCACCGATTTCGACGCGCTGACCTTCGACTGCTACGGCACCTTGATCGATTGGGAGACCGGAATGGTCGATGCTCTGAAGGGCTTGGCAGATCGCGTGAAGCGCCCGCTCACACGCGACCAGATTCTGGAGGCGCATGCGCGTCACGAATCGAGCCAGCAAAAGTACACCCCGGCGAAGCGATACCAGGACCTGCTGCCGATCGTCTACAAGCGCCTCGCCGAGGAATGGGGCGTGCACGTCACCCACGAAGATTGCGTCGAATACGGCCGGTCGGTCGGAAATTGGCCGACATTCGAGGATTCCCCGGGAGCGCTCCAGTATCTGAAAAAGTATTTCAAGCTCGTCATCCTATCGAATGTGGACAACGAGACGTTCCAGGCGAGTAACCGCAGGCTACAGGTGGAGTTCGACGCGATCTATACCGCCGAGGACGTCGGATCATACAAGCCGTCGTCCCGAAACTTCGACTACATGATCGAAAAGCTGGGAGAGATTGGCGTGAAGAAAGAGAAGATCCTGCACACGGCCGAGAGCATGTTCCACGACCACAAGCCGGCCAACGAGCACGGCTTGAAGTCGTGCTGGATCTATCGCCGCCACGATCAACAGGGTTTCGGAGCCACCATGAATCCGGGTCAGATGCCGAAGGTCGACTTTAGGTTCAACAGTATGCATGACCTGGTGAAGGCGCATCAGGAGCAACTTCGGGTCAAGTAA
- a CDS encoding FAD-binding oxidoreductase has product MSYSVQIHAFRELLDQTGVVDDPERIATYTTDQRQLFTGSTFAVLKPATTKQVADIVKLAARLSIGVVPQGGNTSYCGGATPDASGRQIIVSLERMDRIREIDPLSMSISVDAGAILKNVQDAAADAGLLLPLSLGAEGSCRIGGNIGTNAGGLSVVKYGMTRDLLLGIEAVLADGTIVSDMRKLRKNNTGYDVKQCFVGSEGTLGIVTGAVLRLAPLPTRRTTAWLKLAAGAPLAELLALVRRESADLLTTFEFMTARSIALATDAMTNPPSVGAGPGGAVLVELASSSNHLDLDGLIEGVLSEAVESGWIEDAFLAQSGAQRAAMWEARETIPEGEKRCNGSVKHDISVPLSAIQRFLDAAGSQVRAYGTNLELSVYGHVGDGNLHYNVLVPSNADRIEFTREIEGGLSLQLYDTAASLGGTFSAEHGVGRFKKHLLERYGDAGRIAAMRRIKAAFDPANILNAGAVVRPFEPDDVD; this is encoded by the coding sequence ATGTCTTACTCGGTACAAATTCACGCGTTTCGCGAGCTTCTGGACCAGACAGGCGTCGTAGACGATCCGGAACGGATCGCCACCTACACCACGGATCAGCGCCAGCTCTTCACCGGCTCGACCTTCGCCGTGCTGAAGCCGGCGACCACGAAGCAGGTCGCCGACATCGTGAAGCTGGCGGCGCGTCTGAGCATCGGAGTCGTCCCGCAGGGTGGCAACACCAGCTACTGCGGCGGCGCGACGCCGGACGCATCCGGACGGCAGATCATCGTCAGTCTTGAGCGGATGGACAGGATCCGCGAAATCGACCCCCTCTCTATGAGCATCTCGGTCGACGCCGGCGCCATCCTGAAGAACGTACAGGACGCAGCCGCGGACGCAGGACTTCTGTTGCCGCTCAGTCTCGGCGCCGAAGGAAGTTGCCGGATCGGCGGCAACATCGGCACGAACGCCGGCGGACTGTCCGTCGTCAAATACGGGATGACGCGCGACCTGCTCCTCGGCATCGAGGCGGTCCTCGCGGACGGCACCATCGTCTCGGACATGCGCAAGTTGCGGAAGAACAACACCGGCTACGACGTCAAACAGTGCTTCGTCGGAAGCGAGGGAACTCTCGGCATCGTCACGGGCGCCGTGCTGCGTCTCGCGCCCTTGCCAACCCGTCGCACGACCGCCTGGCTGAAGCTTGCGGCCGGCGCCCCGCTCGCCGAGCTTCTCGCCTTGGTGCGGCGCGAGTCCGCGGACCTGCTCACGACGTTCGAATTTATGACCGCCAGGTCGATCGCGCTCGCGACTGACGCGATGACCAACCCACCGTCCGTCGGTGCCGGACCAGGCGGTGCCGTGCTCGTCGAGCTCGCGTCCTCCTCCAATCATCTCGACCTCGACGGACTCATAGAAGGCGTTCTCAGTGAAGCAGTCGAATCCGGATGGATCGAGGACGCTTTCTTGGCGCAGAGCGGAGCCCAGCGGGCCGCGATGTGGGAGGCACGCGAGACCATTCCGGAGGGCGAGAAGCGCTGCAACGGATCGGTGAAGCACGACATCTCGGTGCCGCTTTCCGCCATCCAGCGCTTTCTGGACGCAGCCGGCTCGCAGGTGCGCGCCTATGGCACCAATCTCGAGCTCTCCGTCTATGGCCACGTCGGCGACGGCAATCTGCACTACAACGTATTGGTCCCTTCGAACGCCGACCGGATCGAGTTCACTCGCGAAATCGAAGGGGGCCTGTCGCTGCAACTCTACGACACGGCCGCATCCCTCGGCGGAACCTTCAGCGCGGAACACGGCGTTGGCCGGTTCAAGAAGCATCTTCTGGAGAGGTATGGCGACGCTGGCCGCATCGCCGCGATGCGCCGGATCAAGGCCGCTTTCGATCCGGCGAACATCTTGAACGCGGGCGCAGTAGTTCGTCCGTTCGAGCCCGATGACGTCGACTGA